One window of the Sphaerochaeta associata genome contains the following:
- the arcC gene encoding carbamate kinase, with product MDSKLIVIAIGGNSLIEDPKHVTVEAQYEAARKTAAHIAKLVQAGHRVVIAHGNGPQVGFILLRAEFSRSILHSVPLDSCVADTQGAIGYQLQMALKNEFTKIGMNPEVATVVTQVEVSDNDPSFGKPTKPIGSFMTKDDADYHSQHDGWVCVEDAGRGYRRVVASPKPKAIVEIETIRTLLGNKVIVIAGGGGGIPVVRDEAGMLSGREAVIDKDLAAALMAKQLNADLFVISTAVEKVCLNYGKPNQKTLDTITTEEAQQYIAEGHFAPGSMLPKVQAIVDFVRSTGNVGLITDPANLYGALYEGKGTKIVR from the coding sequence ATGGATAGCAAACTTATTGTAATCGCCATCGGTGGGAACTCGTTGATCGAGGACCCCAAGCACGTCACCGTCGAAGCCCAGTACGAAGCTGCACGCAAGACCGCAGCCCATATCGCCAAACTGGTGCAAGCCGGCCACAGGGTGGTCATCGCCCATGGAAACGGTCCGCAGGTCGGCTTCATTCTCCTCAGGGCGGAATTCTCACGCTCCATTCTGCACTCCGTTCCCCTGGACAGTTGTGTTGCCGATACCCAGGGCGCAATCGGGTATCAGCTGCAGATGGCATTGAAGAATGAGTTTACAAAAATCGGCATGAACCCCGAGGTTGCGACGGTGGTGACCCAGGTGGAAGTCAGCGACAACGACCCATCCTTCGGCAAGCCGACCAAACCTATCGGCTCCTTCATGACCAAGGACGATGCCGACTACCACAGCCAGCATGATGGTTGGGTCTGCGTCGAGGATGCCGGCCGCGGCTATCGCAGGGTGGTTGCCAGCCCCAAGCCGAAGGCCATCGTCGAGATTGAGACAATCCGCACGCTTTTGGGCAACAAGGTCATCGTAATCGCAGGCGGCGGCGGTGGGATTCCCGTAGTGCGTGATGAGGCGGGCATGCTCAGCGGACGGGAGGCTGTCATCGATAAGGACCTGGCTGCCGCCTTGATGGCGAAACAGCTCAACGCCGATTTGTTCGTCATCTCCACTGCTGTTGAGAAAGTGTGCCTGAATTACGGCAAGCCCAATCAGAAGACCTTGGATACCATCACCACCGAAGAGGCCCAGCAGTATATTGCTGAAGGGCATTTCGCCCCCGGCAGCATGTTGCCCAAGGTTCAGGCCATCGTCGATTTCGTTCGCTCCACCGGCAATGTCGGATTGATCACAGACCCTGCCAATCTCTATGGAGCTCTTTACGAAGGAAAAGGAACGAAGATTGTCCGCTAA
- a CDS encoding GntR family transcriptional regulator: MTKAEVLLDLQQRIISEEFLPGSWLVERDLSSEYGLSRTPIREILNKLVILGLISVQKNRGYQVRQFSFQDVVEIFNARRAIEGACARYACFSKSPDMDARIKELREKLENLDIEKDGGSKAIAVGNEVHDYLIELAGNRYLKEFTFKLSSLMKLTRNLTKNRASIEENSRQDHLKILDALEKRDADLCEQLMDQHLNNTVKALAGTYLTSLTSFYA, from the coding sequence ATGACCAAAGCTGAAGTTTTACTCGATTTACAGCAACGCATCATCTCCGAGGAGTTCCTCCCCGGCTCTTGGCTGGTTGAACGCGATCTCAGCAGTGAATACGGTCTTTCAAGGACTCCCATCCGGGAAATCCTGAACAAGCTGGTCATACTCGGCTTGATTTCAGTCCAAAAAAACCGCGGGTATCAGGTTCGTCAGTTTTCGTTCCAGGATGTGGTGGAAATTTTTAATGCAAGAAGAGCAATAGAAGGGGCCTGTGCCCGGTATGCCTGTTTCTCCAAAAGTCCTGATATGGATGCGAGAATCAAGGAGCTGAGGGAAAAACTTGAAAACCTTGACATCGAGAAAGACGGGGGAAGCAAGGCGATTGCCGTCGGCAATGAAGTGCATGACTACCTGATCGAGCTTGCAGGCAATCGCTACCTCAAGGAGTTCACCTTCAAGCTTTCATCGTTGATGAAACTCACCAGAAACCTCACCAAAAACCGTGCGTCAATCGAGGAGAATTCGCGTCAAGATCACTTGAAAATATTGGATGCCCTGGAAAAACGTGATGCAGATTTGTGCGAACAACTGATGGACCAGCACCTGAACAATACGGTAAAGGCATTGGCTGGCACCTATCTTACATCACTCACCTCCTTTTACGCCTGA
- a CDS encoding C4-dicarboxylate TRAP transporter substrate-binding protein produces MKKSILIMALAALLLMPLFAQGTVEAKADQEYVLRFGHVLTPEDTFNKQYLQWSKAVAERTNGKLKIEVYPSAQLGVEEDVLEQIRLGSNVGWQTDPARLGNYVKEWGILYMPFFLSGIEDVEKLLESKVVQGWVDQLEKQHQIKVVSYAWVQGFRNVFTNKPGKSPAELRNSLIRTANAPAWLATVNSLGSKAVALAYGELYNGIQTKVVDGCELPYAAAKQLKVYEVAKYIVETQHIFQLNVMVVSAAWFNKLPAEYQQILIEECNKAGLVASNILLKNAEADRQFMIDQGMTYIPHSALDVAAFKASGEAAYKALGLDAAKAAVYAELGK; encoded by the coding sequence ATGAAGAAAAGTATCCTGATCATGGCACTTGCAGCCCTGCTGCTGATGCCGCTGTTCGCTCAAGGAACGGTCGAAGCCAAGGCCGACCAAGAGTATGTGCTGAGATTTGGTCATGTTCTCACCCCGGAGGACACGTTCAACAAGCAGTATCTGCAGTGGTCCAAAGCTGTTGCAGAGAGAACCAACGGCAAGCTCAAGATTGAAGTCTACCCCAGCGCCCAACTCGGTGTCGAGGAAGACGTTCTTGAACAGATCCGCCTCGGCTCAAACGTTGGCTGGCAGACCGACCCCGCCCGTCTTGGCAACTATGTCAAGGAATGGGGCATCTTGTACATGCCGTTCTTCCTTTCAGGGATCGAGGATGTAGAGAAGTTGCTCGAATCCAAGGTTGTGCAGGGTTGGGTCGACCAGCTCGAGAAGCAGCACCAGATTAAAGTCGTTTCCTACGCATGGGTCCAGGGATTCCGCAACGTGTTCACCAACAAGCCTGGAAAGAGCCCCGCAGAGCTGCGCAACAGCTTGATCAGAACTGCAAATGCCCCGGCTTGGCTTGCAACCGTCAACTCCCTTGGAAGCAAGGCTGTCGCCCTTGCATACGGCGAGCTGTACAACGGCATCCAGACCAAGGTTGTCGATGGCTGCGAACTCCCCTATGCCGCTGCAAAGCAGCTGAAGGTCTACGAAGTCGCCAAGTACATTGTTGAGACCCAGCACATCTTCCAGCTGAACGTCATGGTCGTCAGTGCCGCTTGGTTCAACAAGCTTCCCGCCGAATATCAGCAGATCCTGATCGAAGAGTGCAACAAGGCCGGTTTGGTTGCTTCCAACATCCTGCTCAAGAATGCTGAAGCCGACCGCCAGTTCATGATCGACCAGGGCATGACCTACATCCCGCACAGCGCTCTTGATGTTGCCGCTTTCAAGGCTTCCGGCGAAGCTGCCTACAAGGCACTGGGCTTGGATGCTGCAAAGGCCGCAGTCTACGCTGAACTGGGCAAATAA
- a CDS encoding TRAP transporter small permease, giving the protein MNRLAKAYKKFCDIELAVGAVLLISTVFILTFAAILRTIGFPINWGLDLALLMFTWSVYVGADTALRDDKMVNVEIFQQFLKPKTKKILQLFIYILILIFLLLMVYYGFYLAYSSRFRTFQGIPFLSYTWATLSMPIPSVFMIITTSLKIRDLLKKDSASGSAEVR; this is encoded by the coding sequence ATGAACCGCTTAGCAAAAGCCTATAAGAAGTTCTGCGATATCGAACTTGCCGTAGGAGCCGTCCTGCTCATCTCTACGGTCTTCATCCTTACCTTTGCAGCAATCCTCAGGACGATCGGCTTTCCGATCAACTGGGGGCTCGATCTTGCTTTGCTCATGTTTACCTGGTCTGTCTATGTAGGAGCCGACACCGCCCTCAGGGACGACAAAATGGTAAACGTCGAGATTTTCCAACAGTTCCTCAAACCCAAAACCAAGAAAATCCTGCAATTGTTCATTTATATACTCATCCTCATCTTCCTGCTGCTGATGGTCTACTATGGGTTTTACCTTGCCTACTCATCCCGGTTCCGGACATTCCAAGGCATTCCCTTTCTCAGCTACACCTGGGCGACCTTGAGCATGCCCATCCCCTCGGTTTTCATGATTATCACCACCAGCTTGAAAATTCGCGATCTTTTGAAAAAAGACAGTGCCTCCGGCTCTGCAGAAGTGAGGTAA
- a CDS encoding TRAP transporter large permease, whose translation MIVVLLIFLFLLFIGVPVGFSLGISGVFYFLQHMELPLATIVQLPISQTQSVTLLAVPLFIFAGSLMNSSGITSRLIKLSMQVAGHMRGGMAQVSVVLSTFMGGCSGSSNADAAMEARILGPEMLKQNYPKGYTAVVIGFTSLITSTIPPGVGMILYGTVGEVSIGRLFSAGIMSGLIMMAAFMLTVAITARIRKFPRAREHRASLREIAGSLKETIWALIFPIVLIGSLRLGLFTPSEVGAFACVYAIIIGFFVYKEMTIKSLIITLKEAIRDIGGIMFMISMSAIFAYGIPMDQIPQKLTTLITGFTNSQFVVMAIIFLLYVIFGMFMDGSIVILLLTPILMPIVRTVGIDPVLFGVVTSIIVTMGILTPPVGIAMYIVNGILGVKMSEYLKESIPFFVVVILVGILLLAIPDVILFLPNLVYGVAS comes from the coding sequence GTGATAGTAGTTTTACTCATATTCCTGTTCCTGCTCTTCATCGGAGTCCCTGTCGGATTTTCCCTGGGCATCTCCGGAGTATTCTATTTCCTCCAGCATATGGAGCTTCCGTTGGCTACCATTGTTCAACTGCCGATCAGCCAAACCCAGAGTGTGACGCTGCTGGCAGTGCCCCTGTTCATCTTCGCAGGAAGCTTGATGAACAGCTCGGGTATCACCAGCCGCCTGATCAAGCTTTCCATGCAGGTAGCCGGACACATGAGAGGCGGCATGGCGCAAGTCAGCGTCGTACTGTCCACATTCATGGGCGGCTGCTCAGGCTCCTCCAATGCCGACGCCGCCATGGAAGCCCGAATCCTGGGACCTGAGATGCTCAAGCAGAACTATCCCAAGGGCTATACTGCCGTTGTCATCGGCTTCACCAGCCTCATCACCTCCACCATTCCTCCGGGAGTCGGTATGATCCTGTACGGCACCGTAGGCGAGGTCTCCATCGGACGACTCTTCTCGGCAGGCATTATGAGCGGCCTGATCATGATGGCAGCCTTCATGCTCACCGTCGCCATTACCGCCCGCATCCGCAAGTTCCCCAGGGCCCGAGAGCATCGTGCATCCTTGAGGGAGATCGCCGGCTCGCTGAAAGAGACAATCTGGGCTCTGATATTTCCGATTGTGCTGATCGGAAGCCTGAGACTGGGCCTCTTCACCCCCTCGGAGGTTGGAGCCTTCGCGTGTGTGTATGCCATCATTATCGGTTTCTTCGTCTACAAGGAAATGACAATCAAGAGCCTGATCATCACCCTCAAGGAAGCCATCAGGGATATCGGAGGCATCATGTTCATGATAAGCATGAGTGCAATTTTCGCCTACGGCATTCCCATGGACCAGATTCCCCAGAAGCTGACCACCTTGATCACCGGCTTCACCAACAGCCAATTCGTGGTCATGGCCATCATATTCCTTCTGTATGTCATCTTCGGCATGTTCATGGACGGCTCGATCGTCATCCTGTTGCTGACCCCGATCCTCATGCCGATCGTCCGAACCGTCGGCATCGACCCTGTCCTGTTCGGTGTGGTCACCAGCATCATCGTCACCATGGGCATTCTCACTCCCCCGGTAGGAATAGCCATGTACATTGTAAACGGCATTCTAGGGGTAAAGATGTCCGAGTACCTCAAGGAGAGCATTCCGTTCTTTGTCGTCGTCATTCTCGTGGGTATCCTGCTGCTGGCTATCCCCGATGTCATTCTCTTCTTGCCAAACCTGGTGTATGGCGTAGCCAGCTAA
- a CDS encoding aldo/keto reductase produces the protein MKYKPLGKCGIDVSMISMGGHEYLPNHKSRGFNEDFEKAITPGYIFPGFGGENRKNILKASYDLGINLYDVTHDSEKDALGRNFLELPPPYPVYIQTRPEGFVYTYDEHNKKMADYQTLKAEAVRILKLLRRESIDFFNLAFMKSALENDPEYLAKISCNIDHLKKEGLIRWACADTFSGESTYLKQISTGSFDVVYINFNAADHQGSRRVLKEAAKNGMGVIAREAFMKGALFEMAKEAGIENKTLLAHAAMKWVFSFNEVSTIVYGTGKAEHLYDSASILDDLQMSEEEQNLIEAIKRTDLFKTYEIKKNEEFLQ, from the coding sequence ATGAAATATAAACCACTTGGAAAATGCGGCATCGACGTTTCCATGATCAGCATGGGAGGTCATGAGTATCTGCCCAACCATAAGTCCAGAGGATTCAACGAGGATTTCGAAAAGGCCATCACCCCCGGTTACATCTTCCCCGGATTCGGGGGAGAGAACAGAAAGAACATCCTCAAGGCCTCTTACGACTTGGGCATCAATCTCTACGACGTCACCCACGACTCGGAAAAGGATGCATTGGGACGCAATTTCCTTGAACTGCCCCCTCCCTACCCTGTCTACATCCAGACCCGTCCGGAAGGGTTTGTCTACACCTACGACGAGCACAACAAGAAGATGGCCGACTACCAGACGCTGAAGGCCGAGGCGGTAAGAATCCTCAAGCTGCTCAGACGCGAGAGCATCGACTTCTTCAACCTTGCGTTCATGAAAAGCGCACTTGAGAACGATCCTGAATACCTGGCGAAAATCTCCTGTAACATCGACCATCTGAAGAAGGAAGGTCTCATCCGCTGGGCATGCGCCGACACCTTCAGCGGGGAGAGCACCTACCTCAAGCAGATCTCCACCGGCAGTTTCGATGTGGTTTACATCAACTTCAACGCAGCCGACCATCAAGGTTCCCGGCGTGTTCTCAAGGAAGCGGCGAAGAACGGTATGGGAGTGATCGCCCGTGAGGCTTTCATGAAAGGAGCCCTCTTCGAAATGGCCAAGGAAGCAGGAATTGAAAACAAAACACTGCTTGCCCATGCTGCCATGAAGTGGGTTTTCTCCTTCAATGAGGTATCCACCATCGTCTATGGAACGGGAAAAGCGGAGCATTTGTATGATTCAGCCTCCATTCTCGATGACCTGCAGATGAGCGAAGAAGAACAGAACCTCATTGAGGCCATCAAGAGAACCGATCTGTTTAAAACCTATGAAATAAAGAAGAACGAAGAGTTCTTGCAATAG
- a CDS encoding dihydrodipicolinate synthase family protein encodes MNFEAKGIITAMVTPLTADYKIHEKGLRKLVNYMIDGGVHGLFVVGTSGEFYGFSPEQRRDAFQICIDEAKGRVPVYAGVNGITTAEAIGYAQMAEEAGADAISVLTPMFISVTQAELYQHYADIAASTKLPMLLYNNVGKTNVNIGVDTAVKLSKIKNIVGVKDSSGDFTLTSEYIRNTYQGGKPFYVLSGRDTLIHACLCYGGHGAITACANIAPRLMADIYDKYVAGDVAGSLEAQYKIAPVRMAFNLGSYPTILKESLELLGIDAGPCFAPVGPMSVESKELLKKALIQAGVLA; translated from the coding sequence ATGAATTTCGAGGCAAAAGGAATTATCACTGCAATGGTGACCCCGTTGACAGCCGACTATAAGATACATGAGAAAGGTCTGCGCAAGCTGGTCAACTATATGATCGATGGAGGGGTGCACGGACTGTTCGTCGTCGGTACCTCGGGGGAATTTTACGGATTTTCTCCCGAACAGCGCCGCGACGCCTTCCAAATCTGCATCGACGAGGCGAAGGGACGGGTCCCCGTCTATGCAGGGGTGAACGGTATCACAACCGCCGAGGCGATCGGGTATGCACAGATGGCCGAGGAAGCGGGGGCCGATGCAATCAGTGTGCTGACGCCCATGTTCATCAGTGTCACCCAGGCCGAACTCTATCAGCACTACGCCGATATTGCCGCTTCCACCAAACTGCCGATGCTGCTCTACAACAACGTAGGCAAGACCAATGTGAACATCGGTGTGGATACTGCTGTAAAGCTCTCCAAGATCAAGAATATCGTGGGAGTCAAGGACAGCAGCGGAGACTTCACCCTGACCAGCGAATACATCCGTAATACCTATCAGGGCGGAAAACCTTTTTATGTGCTCAGCGGCCGCGACACCTTGATCCACGCCTGTCTGTGTTACGGAGGGCATGGGGCCATCACGGCATGCGCCAACATCGCCCCGCGCCTCATGGCTGATATATACGACAAGTATGTTGCCGGGGATGTGGCTGGATCACTTGAGGCGCAGTATAAAATCGCCCCGGTGAGAATGGCCTTCAACCTGGGTTCCTACCCCACCATCCTCAAGGAGAGCCTGGAGCTGCTCGGAATCGACGCCGGTCCTTGTTTTGCACCGGTCGGCCCGATGAGCGTCGAGAGCAAGGAGCTTTTGAAAAAGGCCTTGATCCAGGCGGGAGTTTTGGCCTAG
- a CDS encoding SDR family NAD(P)-dependent oxidoreductase yields the protein MRLANKRVIITGGNRGIGRAITELFAAEGAKIALLVRSDVSPFIQELTDKGCTVLAIKTDITDYEQVKQAVDSVVQLWGGLDILVNNAAVISREGVLEMTLKAWHHVMNVNVNAAFYCSKAVIGYLSEQKSGTILNISSVAAKCGDITAAPAYGTSKGALTTLTRSLARQLAPYNVRVNAIAPHAIVTEMSAQWSDEKRKQVVSAIPLGRMGRVEEVANTALFLASDEALFITGETININGGYLMD from the coding sequence ATGAGATTAGCGAACAAGCGTGTGATCATCACCGGAGGAAACCGGGGTATAGGCAGAGCCATAACCGAGCTGTTTGCCGCCGAGGGTGCAAAGATTGCGCTTCTGGTACGAAGCGATGTTTCACCTTTCATCCAAGAGCTTACTGACAAAGGCTGTACCGTGCTGGCAATCAAGACGGATATCACCGATTACGAACAAGTCAAGCAGGCTGTTGATTCGGTCGTTCAATTGTGGGGAGGACTGGACATCCTGGTCAACAATGCGGCGGTCATCTCACGCGAAGGGGTCTTGGAAATGACCTTGAAGGCGTGGCATCATGTGATGAATGTAAACGTCAATGCTGCCTTTTACTGCAGTAAAGCGGTAATTGGATATTTGAGTGAACAGAAAAGCGGTACAATTTTGAACATTTCTTCCGTCGCGGCAAAGTGCGGTGATATCACCGCAGCCCCGGCCTACGGGACATCCAAAGGAGCCCTGACCACCTTGACCCGCTCGCTCGCACGCCAGCTTGCACCGTACAACGTGCGCGTCAACGCCATAGCCCCCCATGCCATTGTCACGGAAATGAGTGCACAGTGGTCGGATGAGAAACGGAAACAGGTTGTCAGTGCCATTCCATTGGGTAGAATGGGTAGGGTTGAGGAAGTGGCCAATACAGCACTTTTTTTGGCAAGCGACGAGGCCCTGTTCATAACCGGGGAGACCATCAATATCAATGGCGGATACTTGATGGACTGA
- a CDS encoding queuosine precursor transporter, giving the protein MDSQTSAMDKKELLLFALNITGMVLVNTVGSKIISLFGVRVSVGIFFMPVLFLITDIVGEVKGHSHATLFVNYSIIMLVVLFASTALFVQIQPHPSWELQDEYRQIFGMSMRMSLASLISFSISQTVDVNIFLLFKKLSKGKRLWLRNNLSTITSQFIDTVIFMFIAFYQTTPKFTAAFVFSLIIPYWLFKVLFALLDTPFCYLGVKWLSKEK; this is encoded by the coding sequence ATGGATAGTCAGACATCAGCAATGGATAAAAAGGAGCTCTTACTCTTCGCTCTTAACATAACGGGCATGGTACTGGTCAACACTGTTGGAAGTAAAATCATAAGCTTGTTCGGGGTGAGAGTCTCGGTGGGAATTTTTTTCATGCCGGTCCTCTTTCTGATTACAGACATAGTCGGCGAGGTGAAGGGACACAGCCATGCTACCTTGTTCGTCAACTACTCCATCATCATGCTGGTGGTTCTTTTTGCCTCGACGGCACTGTTTGTGCAGATACAGCCACACCCCAGTTGGGAGCTGCAGGACGAATACCGTCAGATATTCGGCATGAGCATGCGCATGAGCCTGGCTTCACTGATCAGCTTTTCCATCAGTCAAACAGTCGATGTCAATATTTTTCTGCTGTTCAAGAAACTGAGCAAGGGAAAGCGGCTCTGGCTGAGAAACAACCTGAGTACCATAACGAGCCAATTCATTGACACCGTGATATTTATGTTTATTGCATTTTATCAGACAACTCCGAAATTCACCGCCGCATTTGTCTTCAGCTTGATCATTCCCTATTGGCTGTTCAAGGTTCTCTTCGCCCTTCTGGACACCCCGTTCTGTTATCTTGGGGTGAAATGGCTTTCCAAAGAGAAGTAG
- the lon gene encoding endopeptidase La, translating to MSEQELMPIEQLLPNNLFILPVTGNPVFPGLFTPLMITDNQDVEIVNQAIKHGGFLGLLLVKEENENEEYSHENLYTVGTVAKIVKKIKLPDGGISIFISTLKRFETKQYYPSGPYLVAEVQYLEDIEDEPEELRAWTRLLLSEMKMLTKNNQIFSEEMRLNMVNIDHPGKLADFIASILNVERKQQQAILETLVVRRRIEKVLVFIKNEQNIAQVQAKIQARVNQKIEKNQRDYFLREELKSIQQELGLSTNPKVELINRLKAKFKGLPLSAEAQETVDREMSRLEAMDPSSPEYSISRTYLEIISDLPWKEPKPENFSIDSARKILERDHYGMKDVKDRILEFLAVRKKKQDTKGSIICLVGPPGVGKTSVGISIARSLKKQYFRFSVGGMNDESEIKGHRRTYIGAMPGKIIQGLRITKAKNPVFLIDEIDKMGVSYQGDPASALLEVLDPEQNSTFRDTYLDIPFDVSEVLFICTANTLDTIPRPLLDRMEIIQLSGYTSEEKLAIGKKYLVPKSMEKHGLTKEEIKYTPAILRKIADEYAREAGVRNFEKSLHKINRKVALRLIENKPEVLPIVIDDTLLHEFLGQPVFVEDEILKADRPGMAIGLAWTSMGGDTLIIEAQNTPGKGEIKLTGQLGEVMQESVSIAYTYLKAHATEHKIDPSWFEHNAIHLHVPEGATPKDGPSAGVTMTVALYSLVTGQVMAPNLAMTGELSLKGKVMPIGGLKEKVLAARRNKIDTIIIPQFNKRDLDKLDENLKKGITFHLVGSVEEVLALAFPEDGKREPMQSIGALAAQPNTGEIAAISAAVAQAVREALRER from the coding sequence ATGTCTGAACAGGAACTGATGCCGATCGAGCAACTGCTTCCCAATAATTTGTTTATTCTCCCGGTAACGGGAAACCCTGTGTTTCCCGGACTGTTTACCCCGTTGATGATAACCGACAACCAGGATGTGGAAATCGTCAACCAGGCCATCAAACACGGTGGCTTTTTGGGCTTGCTCCTCGTCAAGGAAGAGAACGAGAACGAAGAGTACTCCCATGAGAATCTCTACACGGTGGGAACCGTTGCCAAGATCGTCAAGAAAATCAAGCTCCCCGACGGGGGCATCAGCATATTCATCTCGACGCTCAAGCGTTTTGAGACCAAGCAGTATTATCCCAGCGGACCGTATCTCGTAGCCGAGGTGCAATACCTTGAGGACATCGAGGATGAACCGGAGGAACTGCGCGCTTGGACCAGGCTTCTGCTTTCCGAGATGAAAATGCTTACCAAGAACAACCAGATCTTCAGCGAGGAGATGCGGCTGAACATGGTCAATATCGACCATCCGGGCAAGCTTGCCGATTTCATTGCAAGCATCCTGAACGTCGAACGCAAGCAACAGCAGGCGATCCTGGAAACCTTGGTGGTACGCAGGCGCATCGAGAAGGTACTGGTATTCATCAAGAACGAACAGAACATCGCCCAGGTGCAGGCCAAGATCCAAGCCAGGGTGAACCAGAAGATTGAGAAGAACCAGCGTGACTACTTCTTGCGCGAGGAACTGAAGTCCATTCAGCAGGAGCTTGGTTTATCGACCAACCCCAAGGTTGAGTTGATCAACCGTCTCAAGGCGAAATTCAAGGGACTTCCCCTCTCAGCCGAAGCACAGGAGACTGTCGACCGCGAGATGAGCAGGCTCGAGGCAATGGACCCGTCCAGCCCCGAATACTCCATCAGCCGCACCTACCTGGAGATCATCAGCGACCTTCCCTGGAAGGAGCCGAAGCCGGAGAACTTCAGCATCGACAGCGCCCGGAAAATCCTCGAACGGGACCACTACGGCATGAAGGACGTCAAGGACCGAATTCTGGAATTCTTGGCGGTTCGCAAGAAGAAGCAGGATACCAAGGGTTCCATCATCTGTCTGGTGGGTCCTCCGGGAGTCGGAAAAACCAGCGTAGGTATATCCATCGCCCGCTCATTGAAGAAACAATACTTCCGCTTCTCAGTCGGCGGCATGAATGACGAGAGCGAGATCAAGGGCCACAGAAGGACCTATATCGGGGCGATGCCGGGCAAGATCATCCAAGGCCTGAGAATCACCAAGGCGAAGAATCCTGTCTTCCTCATCGATGAGATCGACAAGATGGGAGTCTCCTATCAGGGAGACCCTGCAAGTGCCTTGCTCGAAGTCCTCGATCCCGAGCAGAACTCGACCTTCCGCGATACCTATCTGGACATCCCCTTCGATGTGAGCGAGGTGCTGTTCATCTGTACGGCCAACACGCTGGACACCATTCCCCGCCCCTTGCTTGACCGTATGGAAATCATCCAGCTTTCGGGCTACACCAGTGAGGAGAAGCTTGCCATCGGCAAGAAGTACCTGGTGCCCAAGTCGATGGAGAAGCACGGCCTGACCAAGGAGGAGATCAAATACACACCGGCCATCCTCAGAAAGATTGCCGATGAGTATGCCAGGGAGGCAGGGGTGAGAAACTTCGAGAAGTCGCTGCACAAGATCAACCGCAAGGTAGCCCTGCGCCTGATCGAAAACAAGCCCGAGGTCCTGCCGATCGTCATCGACGATACGCTGCTTCACGAGTTCCTCGGTCAGCCCGTGTTCGTCGAGGATGAGATCCTGAAGGCCGACCGCCCCGGTATGGCCATCGGCCTTGCATGGACCAGCATGGGCGGGGACACCCTGATCATCGAAGCGCAGAACACTCCGGGCAAGGGAGAGATCAAACTCACCGGCCAGCTTGGGGAAGTGATGCAGGAGTCGGTAAGCATTGCCTACACCTATCTGAAGGCCCATGCCACCGAGCATAAGATCGACCCATCCTGGTTCGAGCACAATGCCATCCACCTGCACGTACCCGAAGGCGCGACACCCAAGGACGGACCGTCTGCCGGAGTTACGATGACGGTCGCGCTCTACAGCCTGGTCACCGGCCAGGTGATGGCTCCCAATCTTGCCATGACAGGGGAACTGAGCCTTAAAGGCAAGGTCATGCCCATCGGTGGGCTGAAAGAGAAAGTGCTTGCAGCAAGAAGGAACAAGATCGATACGATCATCATCCCCCAATTCAACAAGCGCGATCTTGACAAGCTTGACGAGAACCTGAAGAAAGGTATTACCTTCCATTTGGTGGGCTCAGTGGAAGAGGTGCTCGCACTCGCCTTCCCCGAGGATGGGAAACGCGAGCCCATGCAGAGCATCGGCGCACTCGCTGCCCAACCCAACACCGGTGAAATCGCAGCCATCAGCGCAGCGGTTGCACAAGCTGTCAGGGAGGCGTTGCGTGAGCGTTGA